A window of Mucilaginibacter sp. PAMC 26640 contains these coding sequences:
- a CDS encoding dehydrogenase, whose translation MDNNELTGNSSRKRFIKMAGLTIAGTAMAGINPQSEAHAQSPNSQPERLPATQDDPIVLEKWKSEVDQQNAPTPTPLAPAQRVGYAVVGLGHLSLENILPAITSCKKSKLVALVSGSPEKLKKVAAQYGVKSKNCYSYQTYDTLKFNKEVEVIYIVLPNGLHKEFVIRGAKAGKHILCEKPMANTSAECREMITACNQAGVKLMIAYRIQYQPHSRKVREMVQQKALGNPKLIEASNSQSSANPQHWRHKKALAGGGALPDIGLYCLNTIRFILNEEPSEVFAYQYSTPGNPLFTEVEELVSWQMRFPSGLIANCTTDYNVHESRHYRVLCEKGWLNMDKAFGYNGQKLQSAKAEGKLEMQQDIGLAETEQFAVEMDHFSDCVIYNKKPFTPGEEGLQDHILMEAIYQSAQAGQPVKITGLLPVGYRGPEPIL comes from the coding sequence ATGGACAACAATGAGCTAACTGGAAACAGTTCCAGAAAACGATTTATTAAAATGGCAGGTCTAACGATAGCTGGAACTGCCATGGCTGGAATTAATCCTCAAAGCGAAGCCCATGCGCAATCGCCCAACAGCCAGCCCGAACGTTTACCTGCCACGCAAGATGACCCAATAGTGCTAGAAAAATGGAAGTCTGAAGTTGATCAGCAAAACGCACCTACGCCGACGCCACTTGCGCCAGCTCAGCGTGTAGGTTATGCTGTTGTTGGCCTTGGGCACCTTTCTTTGGAAAATATACTGCCGGCCATTACGTCATGTAAAAAGTCGAAATTGGTGGCTCTTGTAAGCGGAAGTCCAGAAAAACTGAAAAAAGTTGCCGCCCAGTATGGGGTTAAATCAAAGAATTGTTATAGCTACCAAACGTATGATACCCTCAAATTTAATAAAGAGGTTGAAGTGATCTATATTGTTTTGCCTAACGGGTTGCATAAAGAGTTTGTAATACGTGGAGCAAAAGCTGGCAAACATATTTTGTGCGAAAAACCAATGGCTAACACTTCAGCAGAATGCCGGGAGATGATTACTGCGTGCAACCAGGCAGGCGTTAAACTGATGATAGCTTACCGGATTCAATACCAGCCACATAGCCGGAAGGTTCGCGAAATGGTTCAACAAAAGGCCCTTGGAAACCCTAAACTGATTGAAGCATCTAACTCGCAAAGTAGCGCCAACCCGCAGCACTGGCGCCACAAGAAGGCTCTTGCGGGTGGTGGAGCGCTTCCGGATATCGGTTTGTATTGCCTGAACACTATTCGTTTTATTTTAAATGAGGAGCCGTCCGAAGTTTTTGCTTACCAGTACAGCACGCCCGGCAACCCTCTTTTTACTGAGGTAGAGGAATTAGTGTCATGGCAAATGCGTTTCCCAAGCGGGCTGATTGCTAATTGTACAACGGACTACAACGTCCACGAGAGCAGGCATTATCGTGTACTTTGCGAAAAGGGATGGCTGAACATGGACAAAGCTTTCGGCTATAATGGCCAAAAGTTACAGTCTGCCAAAGCCGAGGGTAAGCTAGAAATGCAACAGGATATCGGTTTGGCGGAAACCGAACAGTTCGCAGTAGAAATGGATCATTTTTCAGATTGTGTGATCTATAACAAAAAGCCCTTCACCCCGGGGGAAGAAGGTTTACAGGACCATATATTGATGGAGGCGATTTACCAATCAGCTCAAGCTGGACAACCTGTAAAAATTACGGGGCTGTTGCCAGTAGGGTATCGCGGACCGGAGCCGATTTTATAG
- a CDS encoding transposase, which translates to MKNSIITEAQIVKAIKEYEGGRELNDVCRELGVHKSTFYNWRKKYSVMDSQELKRLKELEDENRKLKHMYAELASDHSLLKDVLSKKF; encoded by the coding sequence ATTAAGAACTCGATTATTACCGAAGCACAGATTGTAAAGGCCATCAAAGAATATGAAGGAGGCCGTGAACTAAACGATGTATGCCGTGAACTGGGCGTACACAAATCCACCTTTTATAATTGGCGTAAAAAGTATTCAGTCATGGACAGCCAGGAGCTAAAGCGGCTGAAAGAGCTGGAGGATGAGAACCGCAAACTGAAGCATATGTATGCGGAACTTGCTTCAGATCACAGCCTGTTAAAAGACGTTCTCTCAAAAAAGTTCTAA
- a CDS encoding ATPase, whose amino-acid sequence MKEQPQHEAATAKIQPRVDISSAKDKDEKHDHEHAGNEAGHDHEHGGIFGNNTELIFAALSGSFLALGFGLSFVHALPPLTSTILYGVGYLFGGFFTTKEAYEAISKGQFEIDFLMLVAAVGAAFLGQWAEGALLLFLFSFGHSLEHYAMGKATKSIAALADLAPKTAIVHRNGKETEIPIEELVLGDIIIVKPNSKISADGAVIKGESSVNQAPITGESVPVDKSPVADPDKDHEDKTLKAENKVFAGTINGSQVLEVKVTRLAADSTLSRLVKLVNDTEAQKSPTQLFTDKLQKYYVPGVLILVGLLLLAFLVIDEPFSKSFYRAMAVLVAASPCALAISTPSAVLSAIARAARSGVLIKGGGPLEELGGLTAIAFDKTGTLTEGKPQLTGVVALGKMSEDEVLEIAIAVEKLSDHPLAAAIVKGGLERLNRKDIPSAMNLEAVTGHGVKASVGGKNIIIGNRSLFKKLSPEINEQVEKLEKEGNTTMLVEHDGGIIGLVSLMDVPRMEAKKTLAELKELGIKKMIMLTGDNQQVADAIAKEIGITEAMGGLLPEQKVKAVQDLIKKEGKVAMIGDGVNDAPAMAKSTVGIAMGAAGSDVALETADIALMADRLDNLPFAIGLSRQSRRIIKQNLVISLGMVAILIPLTIIGISGIGPAVVGHEGSTLVVVFNGLRLLVYQNGRK is encoded by the coding sequence ATGAAAGAGCAACCACAACATGAAGCCGCAACGGCAAAAATACAACCGAGGGTTGATATTTCGTCTGCAAAAGATAAAGATGAAAAGCACGATCATGAACACGCCGGAAACGAGGCTGGTCACGACCATGAGCACGGCGGCATTTTCGGAAATAACACGGAACTCATATTCGCCGCCCTTTCAGGTTCCTTCCTGGCATTAGGCTTCGGACTATCGTTTGTTCATGCCCTTCCGCCGTTAACCAGTACGATTCTTTACGGTGTTGGTTACTTGTTCGGCGGATTTTTTACCACTAAAGAAGCTTACGAGGCGATCAGCAAGGGGCAATTTGAAATTGATTTTCTAATGCTGGTAGCAGCTGTCGGCGCAGCTTTTCTGGGACAATGGGCAGAGGGCGCGCTGTTATTGTTCTTGTTTAGTTTCGGCCATTCCCTTGAGCATTATGCCATGGGTAAGGCGACCAAATCTATTGCCGCTTTAGCCGACCTCGCGCCAAAAACGGCTATCGTGCATCGGAATGGCAAAGAAACGGAAATACCTATCGAGGAATTGGTGTTGGGTGATATCATAATTGTTAAGCCCAACAGCAAGATCTCCGCAGATGGCGCGGTGATCAAAGGGGAAAGTAGTGTGAACCAGGCACCGATCACAGGTGAAAGTGTACCCGTGGATAAATCGCCGGTAGCTGACCCGGATAAGGATCACGAGGATAAAACGCTGAAAGCCGAGAACAAGGTTTTCGCAGGAACGATCAATGGCAGCCAGGTGCTGGAGGTAAAAGTTACTAGGCTGGCCGCAGATTCGACCTTGTCAAGATTAGTTAAATTGGTGAACGATACCGAAGCACAGAAATCGCCGACTCAGTTATTTACCGATAAGTTGCAGAAGTATTATGTACCGGGTGTATTGATCCTGGTTGGGCTTTTACTTTTAGCTTTTTTGGTGATCGATGAACCGTTCAGCAAAAGCTTCTACCGGGCCATGGCGGTATTAGTTGCCGCCAGTCCCTGCGCTTTAGCGATCTCTACACCAAGCGCGGTACTAAGTGCTATCGCCCGTGCGGCAAGAAGCGGCGTACTCATTAAAGGCGGCGGCCCATTGGAAGAATTGGGTGGGTTGACTGCAATTGCCTTTGACAAAACCGGAACACTAACCGAGGGTAAGCCCCAATTAACTGGCGTTGTCGCATTGGGGAAAATGTCGGAAGATGAAGTTTTAGAGATCGCAATTGCAGTAGAAAAATTAAGCGATCACCCATTGGCAGCAGCAATAGTCAAAGGTGGCCTGGAACGTTTAAATCGAAAGGATATTCCATCGGCCATGAATCTGGAGGCAGTTACTGGCCATGGCGTAAAAGCTTCTGTTGGCGGTAAAAATATCATAATCGGAAACCGCAGCCTTTTTAAGAAGTTATCCCCAGAAATCAATGAGCAGGTGGAAAAGCTGGAGAAGGAAGGTAACACGACAATGCTCGTCGAACATGATGGGGGGATCATCGGTTTGGTTTCACTGATGGATGTACCACGTATGGAAGCGAAAAAGACTTTAGCAGAACTAAAGGAATTGGGCATCAAAAAAATGATCATGCTGACCGGAGATAACCAGCAAGTGGCTGACGCTATCGCCAAAGAGATCGGTATTACAGAAGCGATGGGCGGTTTATTGCCGGAACAGAAAGTGAAAGCTGTTCAGGACCTAATCAAAAAGGAAGGGAAAGTCGCCATGATCGGCGATGGAGTGAACGATGCCCCGGCGATGGCTAAAAGTACGGTCGGTATCGCGATGGGTGCCGCTGGTTCCGATGTCGCTTTAGAAACAGCGGATATCGCTTTAATGGCGGACAGGCTGGATAACTTGCCCTTTGCTATTGGGTTGAGCCGTCAGTCGCGCAGAATCATTAAGCAGAACCTGGTGATCAGTTTGGGAATGGTAGCTATATTGATACCCTTAACGATAATAGGTATATCGGGGATAGGACCGGCAGTAGTTGGGCATGAAGGGTCAACGCTGGTTGTGGTATTTAACGGTTTGCGCTTATTGGTTTATCAGAACGGCCGGAAGTAA
- a CDS encoding cyclic nucleotide-binding protein yields MFEAFEKYLKNWVDISDEELKIIYAASTEKSIRKWQSILHDGEVWKITCFITNGCFRLYRFGKDGTDHTLRFGVENWWISDQESYNHGTHSEYNIEALAASKVIIWTKDSWDELMATIPALKLFNEKLLARGYETSQRRIYSLISSSAEEKYLEFQKTYPSVFNKVPLHMVASYLGISRETLSRIRKEFTKAK; encoded by the coding sequence ATGTTTGAAGCGTTCGAAAAATATTTAAAGAATTGGGTTGATATTTCTGACGAAGAACTGAAAATTATATACGCGGCGAGTACCGAAAAGTCGATCAGGAAGTGGCAGTCGATCCTTCATGACGGGGAAGTATGGAAGATTACCTGTTTCATTACCAACGGTTGCTTTCGCCTATACAGGTTTGGCAAAGATGGTACCGATCATACGCTGAGGTTTGGTGTAGAAAACTGGTGGATCAGTGACCAGGAAAGTTATAACCACGGGACGCATTCTGAATACAATATTGAGGCTTTAGCCGCAAGTAAGGTGATCATCTGGACAAAGGATTCCTGGGACGAATTAATGGCAACCATACCAGCCCTTAAATTATTTAACGAAAAACTTCTAGCGCGAGGCTATGAAACCAGCCAGCGGCGTATCTACTCTCTGATCAGCTCTTCCGCTGAAGAGAAATATCTGGAGTTTCAAAAAACCTACCCAAGCGTATTTAATAAAGTTCCACTGCATATGGTCGCATCTTATTTAGGGATCTCGCGGGAAACATTAAGCCGCATCAGGAAAGAGTTTACCAAGGCTAAATAA
- a CDS encoding selenide, water dikinase has product MDTQIIKLTQYSHGAGCGCKISPAILDKILHSPIIARPDTNLLVGNDKRDDAAVLDLGNGSALISTTDFFMPIVDDAYDFGRIASANAISDVYAMGGKPILAIAILGWPIDKLPPEVAQKVLEGSRAICAEAGITLAGGHSIDCPEPVFGLAVSGMVDIPNLKQNSTATAGCRLYLTKPLGVGILSTAQKRGVLLPEDAAVALKSMTTLNKLGEVFGKMAFVTAMTDVTGFGLLGHLSEMCEGSGLSAVISFDQVPVIPSLKYYLDQNCLPGGTQRNWNSYGEKIGPLTEHQKYILADPQTSGGLLVAVAEESAIEFESTLRMLGYNLSPIGFLTDDALGSLITIT; this is encoded by the coding sequence ATGGATACACAAATAATTAAATTGACCCAATATTCGCATGGTGCTGGTTGCGGCTGTAAGATCAGCCCGGCTATCCTTGACAAGATACTGCATAGCCCAATTATAGCAAGGCCAGATACGAACCTTTTAGTTGGCAATGATAAACGTGATGACGCGGCAGTTTTAGATCTGGGTAATGGTAGTGCCCTGATTTCAACCACAGACTTTTTTATGCCTATCGTGGATGATGCTTATGATTTCGGCCGTATCGCTTCTGCTAATGCCATCAGCGATGTATATGCGATGGGTGGCAAACCCATATTGGCCATTGCTATTTTGGGCTGGCCTATTGATAAGTTACCGCCGGAAGTGGCGCAAAAAGTATTGGAAGGTTCACGGGCTATTTGCGCAGAAGCGGGTATCACTTTAGCCGGAGGCCATAGCATTGATTGCCCGGAACCGGTATTCGGTTTGGCTGTAAGTGGGATGGTTGATATCCCAAATCTCAAACAAAATTCGACGGCTACCGCTGGTTGCCGTTTATATCTGACCAAACCTTTGGGAGTCGGCATTTTATCTACCGCGCAAAAACGTGGCGTGTTGCTGCCTGAAGATGCCGCTGTTGCTTTAAAGAGCATGACCACGCTCAATAAATTGGGCGAAGTTTTTGGTAAGATGGCGTTTGTAACAGCCATGACCGACGTAACCGGTTTTGGTTTATTGGGGCACCTTTCGGAAATGTGTGAAGGCAGCGGTTTGTCCGCTGTAATTAGTTTTGATCAAGTACCGGTCATCCCCTCCCTGAAATATTACCTCGATCAAAATTGTCTCCCTGGTGGCACTCAACGCAATTGGAACAGCTACGGCGAAAAAATCGGTCCGCTAACAGAACATCAAAAATATATTTTGGCCGATCCGCAAACCAGCGGAGGATTATTGGTAGCCGTTGCCGAAGAAAGTGCCATTGAATTCGAGTCTACATTGCGAATGCTCGGGTATAACCTTAGCCCTATCGGCTTCCTGACAGATGACGCTCTTGGATCATTGATCACCATAACGTAA
- a CDS encoding hydroxyacid dehydrogenase yields MRIAVFSTCAYDQEFLEKYNTGHELVFFAQALNLQNVALTKDFDALCVFVNDKADREILSALKQNGIKLLLLRCAGFNNVDLDAAREYDIKILRVPAYSPEAVAEHAMAMILTLNRKTHKAYNRIREGNFSLEKLMGFNLHGCKVALIGTGNVGKAFYKILKGFGCEVIAYDPFPDKTLIADGLIYGDLKEALCDAEIVSLHCPLSADTKHMINQETLKLFKKGAMLINTSRGALVASADVIEALKSGQLGYLGLDVYEQESALFFHDLSGDIIQDDLIARLISFPNVLITSHQGFFTREAMQQIAETTFLNADCFAAGSPLLNVVKS; encoded by the coding sequence ATGAGAATTGCTGTTTTTAGTACCTGCGCCTATGATCAGGAATTTCTTGAAAAATACAATACCGGCCATGAACTCGTTTTCTTTGCACAGGCATTGAACCTCCAGAACGTAGCACTTACCAAGGATTTTGATGCATTATGCGTATTTGTCAACGACAAGGCCGACCGCGAGATACTGAGCGCCTTAAAACAAAATGGCATCAAACTACTGCTGTTGCGGTGCGCCGGTTTTAATAATGTTGATCTTGATGCCGCACGCGAATACGACATTAAGATTTTAAGAGTACCTGCCTATTCTCCAGAGGCTGTCGCAGAACATGCAATGGCCATGATACTTACCCTGAACCGCAAGACACATAAAGCCTATAACCGGATCAGGGAAGGGAACTTCTCCCTGGAAAAACTGATGGGATTTAATTTGCACGGGTGCAAGGTTGCGCTGATTGGAACAGGCAACGTCGGAAAAGCTTTCTACAAGATCCTTAAAGGATTTGGATGCGAGGTGATCGCCTATGATCCTTTTCCGGATAAAACATTAATAGCCGATGGTCTAATCTATGGAGATTTGAAGGAGGCGCTTTGCGATGCCGAAATCGTGTCTTTACATTGCCCGCTTTCAGCCGACACGAAACATATGATCAATCAGGAAACGCTAAAGCTATTCAAAAAAGGTGCTATGCTCATCAATACAAGCAGGGGCGCACTGGTAGCATCAGCTGACGTTATTGAAGCATTGAAATCTGGCCAGCTTGGCTATCTCGGACTTGATGTTTACGAACAGGAATCGGCACTTTTCTTCCATGATCTATCTGGCGATATCATTCAGGATGATCTTATCGCACGATTGATCTCATTCCCCAATGTATTAATAACCTCTCATCAGGGATTTTTCACGAGGGAGGCCATGCAGCAAATAGCCGAAACCACTTTTTTAAATGCAGATTGCTTTGCGGCAGGTTCACCATTGCTCAATGTGGTCAAGTCATGA
- a CDS encoding pyridoxal phosphate-dependent aminotransferase, with amino-acid sequence MRNKIWLSSPHMGGQEQAFIKEAFDGNWIAPLGPNVDGFESDLETHLDGACHVAALNSGTAALHLALVLLNVGKGDEVLCQSMTFSASANPILYQGALPVFVGSEVNSWNLSPEFLKIAIKDRISKGKKPKAIIVVHLYGMPAAMDEIIAISKHYEIPIIEDAAEALGSSYKNQKLGTLGDIGIYSFNGNKIITTSAGGALMAKNREIIKQAKFLATQAKDDFPYYQHSVLGFNYKMSNVCAGIGRGQLINIDLRVAQRRANFEYYKSKLNKILEISFQNEPSEDYYSNRWLTTILIEDGSISNQAIIAALQDQNIETRFLWKPMHQQPVFKNCAYYGDGVCDDLFNRGLCLPSGSNLTVEERSLVVKGIEHSFSSISKFSTSDNSAK; translated from the coding sequence ATGAGAAACAAAATATGGCTCTCCTCTCCACACATGGGCGGTCAGGAACAAGCGTTCATAAAAGAGGCATTTGACGGTAATTGGATTGCGCCGCTGGGCCCAAATGTAGACGGTTTTGAATCAGACCTAGAAACACATTTAGATGGGGCTTGCCATGTCGCTGCGTTGAACAGCGGCACAGCCGCTTTGCATTTGGCTCTTGTTTTGTTAAATGTCGGTAAGGGAGATGAGGTATTATGCCAATCGATGACCTTCTCCGCCTCTGCAAACCCAATACTTTACCAAGGCGCTCTACCCGTTTTTGTAGGTAGCGAAGTAAATTCCTGGAACTTATCTCCCGAGTTTTTAAAGATTGCCATCAAAGATCGTATCAGCAAAGGGAAAAAGCCGAAAGCGATCATTGTTGTTCACTTATACGGCATGCCTGCAGCTATGGACGAGATCATAGCGATTTCAAAACACTATGAAATACCAATCATAGAAGATGCCGCAGAGGCATTGGGCTCTAGCTATAAAAATCAAAAGTTAGGAACGCTAGGCGATATTGGTATTTATTCCTTTAATGGCAACAAGATTATCACCACATCGGCTGGAGGCGCATTAATGGCAAAAAATCGGGAAATCATTAAACAGGCCAAATTTTTGGCAACGCAGGCTAAAGACGATTTTCCTTACTATCAACATTCGGTTCTAGGGTTTAACTATAAGATGAGTAATGTATGCGCCGGTATAGGACGCGGCCAGTTGATAAACATCGACCTGCGGGTTGCTCAGCGAAGGGCTAATTTCGAATATTACAAAAGTAAACTCAATAAAATCCTTGAAATTAGTTTCCAGAACGAACCATCTGAAGATTATTACTCAAACAGATGGCTAACGACGATTTTAATTGAAGATGGATCAATAAGCAATCAAGCCATTATTGCAGCACTGCAAGATCAAAATATCGAAACGCGTTTTTTATGGAAGCCAATGCACCAGCAGCCGGTATTCAAAAATTGCGCATATTATGGTGATGGCGTTTGTGACGATCTGTTTAATCGCGGCCTTTGCCTTCCCTCGGGTTCTAACCTAACTGTAGAGGAAAGATCATTGGTCGTCAAAGGCATTGAGCATTCGTTTTCAAGCATTTCTAAATTCAGTACTTCTGATAATTCTGCGAAATGA
- a CDS encoding glycosyl transferase has translation MINYPYKTAIVHDLVLAIAGAENTLESIHKEYPSPIYTLLLNTKGIAGSALSKTDIRTSFLQRFPWALKIYRSYLPFYPIAIEQFDLNEYDVILSSSFIVAKGILTNTEQLHICYMHNPIRPAWELYQQFLSQPGNNRGIKGMLTKLIFHYLRQWDVLSANRVDHFIANSYYTAKRIKKIYNRDAKVIYPPVNIDAFTLKEEKGDYYITASRLVYHKRIDLIVGAFKIKKNRKLIIVGDGPEFEKLKKIATPNIQLMGYQPLNALVGLLQNAKAFVFAAKEDFGVAPIEAMACGTPVLAFGKGGSLETVVKERTGLFFNEQTAESIVNCVERFESSTHLFNPNDIRAHAIKFSVARFEKEYGDFTKNKIKEFFNGAETATGLIDEPIPTIELQK, from the coding sequence ATGATTAACTATCCATACAAAACCGCTATTGTTCATGACCTTGTTTTAGCCATAGCCGGGGCGGAAAACACACTGGAATCGATTCATAAGGAATATCCATCACCTATATACACACTGCTGCTTAATACAAAGGGTATAGCGGGTTCTGCTTTAAGCAAAACGGATATCAGAACATCATTTTTACAACGATTTCCCTGGGCGCTGAAGATCTACCGTTCCTACCTTCCATTTTACCCGATAGCTATCGAGCAGTTCGATTTGAACGAATACGATGTTATTTTGTCGTCTTCGTTCATCGTAGCAAAAGGAATTCTTACGAATACGGAGCAATTACACATATGTTATATGCATAACCCGATAAGGCCCGCATGGGAATTATACCAGCAATTTTTATCGCAACCTGGCAATAACCGCGGAATTAAGGGTATGCTAACCAAGCTTATATTCCACTATTTGCGGCAATGGGATGTACTATCGGCTAATAGAGTAGACCATTTTATTGCAAACTCATATTACACGGCCAAAAGAATAAAAAAGATCTACAACCGGGACGCAAAGGTCATCTATCCTCCGGTTAATATCGATGCCTTCACCCTAAAAGAGGAGAAAGGTGACTATTATATAACCGCTTCAAGACTGGTTTATCACAAGAGAATTGACTTAATCGTAGGCGCCTTCAAAATAAAGAAAAACAGGAAGCTGATCATTGTAGGCGACGGGCCGGAATTTGAAAAATTAAAAAAAATAGCTACACCCAACATCCAGTTAATGGGGTACCAGCCGTTAAATGCTTTAGTTGGGCTTTTGCAGAATGCTAAGGCATTTGTGTTCGCAGCCAAAGAGGACTTTGGGGTTGCCCCAATCGAGGCAATGGCTTGTGGCACGCCCGTGCTCGCCTTTGGTAAAGGCGGAAGTCTCGAAACCGTAGTCAAAGAGCGAACAGGACTTTTTTTCAATGAGCAAACAGCAGAAAGCATTGTCAATTGTGTGGAGCGGTTTGAGTCATCTACACATTTGTTTAATCCTAACGATATCAGGGCTCACGCTATAAAGTTTAGCGTAGCCCGGTTCGAAAAAGAATACGGTGATTTTACAAAGAACAAGATAAAAGAATTTTTTAACGGAGCCGAAACAGCAACAGGATTGATTGATGAACCTATACCTACTATTGAACTTCAAAAATGA
- a CDS encoding tRNA 2-selenouridine synthase, with the protein MVKPITINNFLLFEHPFALIDVRTPSEYEHGHIPGANNLPLFSNEERVKVGTTYKLVGREEAILLGFDLTGSKWSGFIKDALVIAPDKKIGVHCWRGGMRSAAMAWALDLYGFEVYLIQGGYKKYRGWVRQQFEKTYQLQILGGMTGSGKTKLLQQFIKLGKQVIDLEDLAQHQGSSYGSMNKMIQPTQEQFENNLADKLRCLDTQKKVWVEDESLTIGKRSIPNPFWHQMRDAAIIDIKVNLQRRVNSLAAEYGSLDKTFLMESTERIRKRLGPEQTKYAIEAIMEGRMKDFVKIVLVYYDKTYRTGLSKRNFAQVFPLDLDGADLVTQAHHILNFNDNLPLPDGYTNN; encoded by the coding sequence ATGGTCAAACCGATAACGATTAATAATTTCCTGCTTTTTGAGCACCCTTTTGCTTTAATAGATGTACGCACACCTTCGGAATATGAACATGGCCATATACCGGGCGCGAATAACCTCCCTTTGTTTAGTAACGAGGAAAGGGTAAAAGTGGGAACGACCTATAAGCTAGTTGGCCGGGAGGAAGCGATCCTTTTAGGTTTTGACCTGACCGGTTCCAAATGGTCAGGCTTCATCAAAGATGCTTTAGTGATCGCGCCCGACAAAAAAATCGGTGTTCATTGCTGGCGTGGCGGTATGCGGAGCGCGGCGATGGCCTGGGCGCTTGACCTTTATGGCTTTGAAGTTTATCTGATACAAGGGGGCTACAAAAAATACCGGGGCTGGGTACGTCAGCAGTTTGAAAAGACGTACCAGCTTCAGATACTTGGCGGGATGACGGGTTCTGGTAAAACAAAGTTATTACAGCAATTTATTAAGTTGGGTAAGCAGGTTATCGATCTTGAAGATCTGGCACAGCATCAGGGTTCGTCTTATGGGAGTATGAATAAAATGATACAGCCTACACAGGAACAATTTGAAAACAACCTGGCAGACAAATTAAGATGCTTGGACACACAAAAAAAGGTCTGGGTGGAAGACGAAAGTCTGACCATCGGCAAACGCTCAATCCCTAATCCGTTCTGGCATCAAATGAGGGATGCAGCGATCATCGACATCAAGGTGAATTTGCAGCGACGCGTTAATTCCCTGGCTGCTGAATACGGTTCTTTAGATAAAACGTTCCTGATGGAATCTACTGAACGTATCCGAAAACGACTTGGTCCGGAACAAACCAAATATGCGATTGAAGCCATTATGGAGGGCCGCATGAAGGATTTTGTAAAGATCGTTTTGGTCTATTATGATAAAACTTACCGGACTGGTTTAAGCAAAAGAAACTTTGCACAAGTGTTTCCGCTGGACTTGGACGGTGCTGACCTCGTAACCCAGGCACATCATATTTTAAATTTTAACGACAACTTGCCTTTACCTGATGGATACACAAATAATTAA